The nucleotide window TGTAACATGGATTacttaatcagattacaaaaattaagtacttgtaactggattaaaatatattttaaaatactcataatcggactacagttactttttatggattacatgattacatattaagcaGGCAACCGCAGtaaattgttaaaaatgtattgatcACCCTAattattctctttttttcaatcctttgcatttttcattctaaatcacgATACCGCTGATATACCTAGCAACATCATTACTGTTGGTTTTATGGtcattcatttttgttcattttattataatttaatgttgattttatgttCATTGATGTACAgaatgtttctattgttttatgcacttaaaatgaacttgatgtctgtgttttgaattataaactttggcaaTGCACTGTAATTGCTGTTCGATTTCATGTTTATTGTATGTTCATTCATGTAATGCTTAATGcaccttttaaaaatgtcataaggagctctttttgtgaggcttttttttgtttgtaataaagaatggaatacattttctttctctttgtacttttattttaaaattatacagGGTTATCCTAcgcaaatgcatgtgacatcaaataaaaatagGTTGGAAGTAATcgaaaagtaatcagattagattaccccaaaaatgttatctacgagattacgttactgattaaattttttgtcatggaatttgtaatcagtacctgattacaattcacaagtaatccacccagcactggtaattagttactgtaatcaaattacttttaggcacagaAAGTAATGTGAGGCATTACCTTTTAAattcttgcaatcagattacagttactgactttcaatgaaagtaattaattttaagtacattacttgggttacaaatatttcgaaaaaaatatctttaaaaaatttaaatgttaattcatATGTTCGTCTGCTTGCATTTCTGCGACAGCTGAAGAGAGTGCGACAATGAAAatggagaaaatagacattattttgaattgagcgaaaaacaaattgtgatgtgctttagaaagtaactagtaaaagtaattagtaatctgattacttccCCCAACTAAGTAATCTGGTTATAACTTaaaagtagttagtaatttgtagtggattactttgagTAATTTACTCAACACTGTCCATCTATCCATTATGATGTATATTATCCATAATAAAATGTGTGATTAGATGTTCATATCAACCAACCCATTTATCATATTACATGTTGCTTGGTACAACTGTgattgaataaattatattttgtgtaatCACGTTTAATTTTGCCTATATATGTTATAATCCATACAATCTTAAATAAAATTCACAACTTTTAACCCAGTATATAAActgatatattttatttaatctcgTCTTTATACATCATTTGCCCATGTAtaacaagacaaaatataaaaTCCAAAATTCATAAAGCTAAATTTGTGTGGTGTTTATAACCCCGATTAACCAATTAATCGATTATATATCACTTTGGAAGTGAACTGCTATCTCCCTGTGTGTAATATAGTCCAGTACTATAACCTCAAAAGGTTGCATTGTTTTAATAAACACAGAGTTCCTTATAGTGTGAGGGATTTTATTCCTCAgaagtataaaaaaaacaacatgtcaCATAGTGACAGAAAATCATTCAAAGCTGTTCAAAGGTTGTGGATTTCTGGAGTACAAGCAGAAGATCATACGCTTTGGAATAGAAGGTTTTCAGAAGATCATACAGTACATTTCTTCATGTGGATTTGATAAATGTTAATAAGACATTTTATTCACATTACACAGTCTTTTATGCACATTTGATCACACAAATAAGCATCAATGACATAGCATTTCAATTAGCAGAGCTCAATGTTAAAGTAGTATTTTACATGTTGCCATTAACTGTAGTAACAGATCAAAGTTCTCCAGTTTtaaaaatcatcatcatcacaaaTGTCCAGATACATGTCAAAAGCTTCACGGTTGCAGTTTCCATTTGGGGTGAAGACGTACTTGTGGAATGTCCCATCAACACATATGGCTTcaaaaataagacatttaataTCAGAAAAACGAAATTATTTTCAACAGCTTCtaaatgttttgctgacagaTCCAGGTTCATATGACATTCTATCGAAGGTATAAAAGTGACATACCAATAACAGAGTTGACGTTTTTGGAGGTGTTCTTCCCAAAAGCACAGATACAAGCGCATTCGGCTGGAACAGTGAAGTTAGCCAAAGACCACTGACTGTCCACATACTGTCCAATAACTGGTCCCACCTTACCTACACGCGCCAAGCTGATGAAGAGAGACGCCACACATGACTTCCCAGAAAAGACTGCCAAGCTACAATTACTAGgatatcattaaaggaatagttcacccaaaaatgaaaattctctcatcatttactcaccctcatgtcatcccagatgtgtatgactttatatgcattttggaccttaaaagttctggccaccattcacttgcattgtatggacctacagagctgagatattcttctaaaaatcttggttgtgttctgcagaagaaagaaagtcatacacatctgggatggcatgagggtgagtaaatgatgagagaattttcatttttgggtgaactatccctttaatactgctAATATAATGCTGTATGGGTATAATGAAATGACAGTTAAACGTTTTTGTGAAAATCTTACGCTGAGCGGCGATTAAGTTTGGTATCTTTCAGAGCAAATATGTGAACAGTTCCCTTGTCACTTGATGCACACAGAAAGGAGGAGTCATGGCTGAAATTAATGCTTGAAAACAGAGTTtgaattatacattatacaaaaatagaacaaataaacatatttaaaaaacatttaacagtAGATTGACCGATCGCTAGTGAGTATATTTATTCATATGAAACAGTGTATGAGAGAGACTGATCAATACCAGTATAATGTGGCAGGGTCAGTTCCTCTTCGTAGTTCAACTAGTTTATCTCGCGTTGTAGTGTCAAACAGACGGATCAAGGTGCCCTTCCGGGAAGCAGAGGCCACCACACTGCCAGGCTGATTGAGTGCCAGACAGGCGATTTCACTCTGATGGGCATTGATGGTGAACGGGGCAGAAGACGTGCCAGGTTTTGTGTTGGAAAGGTCCTACCACAGAATTACAAACACGTGTTAATTCTATAGAACCTAAAACTTGtgtaaacatgaaaataacacaGCAAATAGAATTATATCCCAGTAAATCTTACCATTAACTGTAGACTGCCACATTTATGTCCTGGGAAAACCAAAAACTGCTTTTCCAAACTAGGGCACAGTTCACACAAACCTATAAAACCATAAATGAAGTGCTTGTTAGACAGAAAATATAATCTTTCTGATATAACACTATATATTTAAGCATTTCTGACAGTACCTTTTGGATTATCTCGTGTGTCAAACTCAAAGAGTTTGACAGGGTTGTCAGGGAAACTATAAACGTAGATCCTGTTTTTCAAGACAATGATGATTCTTCACATACAAGGAGAGAAGAGAAATAAgacattaataataaataaaaacccaATATATTTGAATGATTTTCTGAGCATTTTTGTCTTACTTGTCATGTCTCATGCACACAGCGAGCACTGGTTTGGTGAACATGAACTCAAGGACAAGTTTGTCTTTGGGGTCTCGGACTTCCCGAGCATCATCCCAAATTAATACTGCCGAAGATAACATGAAACAATGCATAATGTTTAGAAATGTACAGATGCTAAATCATAGGCTTAATACAACTAGTTATTGCAGTTTCAAAACTCTTTAAGGCCTGGATTGAACCAATTCAGAGTGGTGTATATAAGTGCAGTATTGTGTTTCAGCGTGCCTGAGATTTCAGAGAATTTGGGATTGATGCCGCCTCCCACCACAGCCAAGAGGTTAGATCGATGAAGCATTGAACAAAAAGCAATGCTGCCCACCTGCTCATGGTctataaacaataaaaacacagtAAATTAACAGAACATTGTCCAAATGCATCtgttaaaaaaggaaaaacacagaTTTTTCTTACCTAAATGCCCCTTTTCCATTAAAGGTTCCACATTATAAATCCGAACACCAGTCTCCATGGCACAGCAGAAACAACCTAAATTACAATGGAACAAagtcaaagcaataactaaatttCTATTCATTtaacagacgcttttatccaaaatgacttacagtgcgcttattatagggacaatccccctggagcaacctggagttaagtgcttgctcaaggacacaatggtgctGGCTGCGGGGATCtaactggcaaccttctgcttaccagttctgtgcatTGACCATAACAGAACTcaagatcttctcaaagcaatgcaacaaagaaaataaaacataggaaaaaaaaaaaaatattcaattaaaataaatacttcttgaagaaaataaatataaaataaatataacttcttgcaaagtaaataaataactaaacaaaTGACCGAATTAATGCCGAGTTCATCTTTAAGCTGTCATATATTATTTCGCGTGCTTCATTTTAAGGTGCTAAAAACAGTTTGTTTGTGTTACGAGCAGTGGTGGAAATGGCTGAGAATCACTAGGGGGACTctatttttatcttttaaaataaacTATGTCTTAAAACTTTCTTTTAATCAAAGAAGCCTCTacttaggggcctgggtatctcggcgagtattgacgctgactaccacccctggagtcacaagtttgaatccagggtgtgctgagtgactccaggccaggtctcccaagcaacaaaattggcccgtttgcaagggagggtagagttacatggggtaacctcctcttggtcgggatcagtggttctcgctctcagtgggctgcgtggtaagttgtgcgtggttcgtggaaagtagcatgagcctccacatgcggtgtctccgtggtgtcatgcacaacgagccacatgataagatgcatggattgaatgtcttagaagtggaggcaactgagacttgtcctctgccacccggattgaggtgagtaaccgcgccaccacgaggacctactaagtagtgagaattaggcattccaaattgggagaaaaggagataataaataaataaataaataaataatcctcTACTTGCAGCAATGCAACTGTTCGGCATACACTGTTAATTAAAGCTGCTAGTtaaggacctgtgaggagtctttttctcaaattagagaaTCTGATGTACATGTATTCTTGTTGTTGTACATCTGGGGTGTCCACTTCTGTCTCTGTCCCGGTtagatcaagtttgttttattctttcaaaacagaattgcatggaatagccttcatctctcaaaagaacaattgattgataaaatgtttctttttggttatttttgaaactgaaatttgacttgcaagtgtaaagtaacTTTACTGTAAAGTAACTACAAAATGCACTACCTCAACTGGAAAAAGACGCTATATTGCGatttccacacttcattaagtagcacaacTATTTTAACTGTtctaacaaaaagaaatgttacttTAGTACTAAATTAACATATGAAATTATTTGTTAAGGATTATGTGACACATCattttcttagtagactggagtaatggcagctgaaaatggggctttgccatcatagatgaaaactgaattttattataaataaaaacacaaaacatatttcaGATTATAGAGATTATATCTCTGTAATCTATAACCACATTACACTTGAGAAATGGAAATTCTTGGTCGAAACAGAACATTttgaacaaatatatttttttgttcttaaaaaaataataatagccaaatctggatatttcccttcattttaatgaatgggcATTTGCTGTCAGCCACTCTAAACCACGGCCCCAGCACTGCACATGTGTGTATGTCCAGACTGCAGAACAGACATTCTTGAAGAAGAATACCAATACAAACGGctcagcatttatttgtgcattaaattacactTATGTGCTTGTGGATGGTATTCtgagcaaagaaacacatatATTTGTGCATTCTTCTGGTGCGTGGATGTGTGATTTGAGTgcgtgtggatctgttgcgtgcatgtgtGGATCAGTTGCCAGTGGATTCCCATGTGCATCTGTCGATCTG belongs to Myxocyprinus asiaticus isolate MX2 ecotype Aquarium Trade chromosome 43, UBuf_Myxa_2, whole genome shotgun sequence and includes:
- the LOC127433892 gene encoding WD repeat domain phosphoinositide-interacting protein 4-like isoform X2, with amino-acid sequence METGVRIYNVEPLMEKGHLDHEQVGSIAFCSMLHRSNLLAVVGGGINPKFSEISVLIWDDAREVRDPKDKLVLEFMFTKPVLAVCMRHDKIIIVLKNRIYVYSFPDNPVKLFEFDTRDNPKGLCELCPSLEKQFLVFPGHKCGSLQLMDLSNTKPGTSSAPFTINAHQSEIACLALNQPGSVVASASRKGTLIRLFDTTTRDKLVELRRGTDPATLYCINFSHDSSFLCASSDKGTVHIFALKDTKLNRRSALARVGKVGPVIGQYVDSQWSLANFTVPAECACICAFGKNTSKNVNSVIAICVDGTFHKYVFTPNGNCNREAFDMYLDICDDDDF
- the LOC127433892 gene encoding WD repeat domain phosphoinositide-interacting protein 4-like isoform X1; the encoded protein is MAQQRGVNSLQFNQDQSCFCCAMETGVRIYNVEPLMEKGHLDHEQVGSIAFCSMLHRSNLLAVVGGGINPKFSEISVLIWDDAREVRDPKDKLVLEFMFTKPVLAVCMRHDKIIIVLKNRIYVYSFPDNPVKLFEFDTRDNPKGLCELCPSLEKQFLVFPGHKCGSLQLMDLSNTKPGTSSAPFTINAHQSEIACLALNQPGSVVASASRKGTLIRLFDTTTRDKLVELRRGTDPATLYCINFSHDSSFLCASSDKGTVHIFALKDTKLNRRSALARVGKVGPVIGQYVDSQWSLANFTVPAECACICAFGKNTSKNVNSVIAICVDGTFHKYVFTPNGNCNREAFDMYLDICDDDDF